The following are from one region of the Streptomyces rubrogriseus genome:
- the fasR gene encoding fatty acid biosynthesis transcriptional regulator FasR, which produces MPEPETGKPDAPAQPAHPHTATLKRLEQSSGSLAAQAIARMDETLPWYRAMPPENRSWIGLVAQAGIAAFTEWFRQPDAPQAISTDVFGTAPRELTRAITLRQTVEMVRTTIEVMESAIDEVAAPGDESVLREALLVYAREIAFATAQVYAQAAEARGAWDARLESLVVNAVLSGEADEGAVSRAAALGWNSPEHVCVVLGTAPDGDSELTVEAIRRAARHAKLQVLTGVLGDRLVVIAGGRNDPLAVAKSLIGPFAQGPVVAGPVVPDLLAATRSAQAAAAGLKACTAWQDAPRPVLADDLLPERAIASDPSARDQLVEEIYRPLEEAGAALLETLSVYLEQASSLEGAARMLFVHPNTVRYRLRRVTDVTGWSPSDVRSAFTLRIALILGRLADGDPQL; this is translated from the coding sequence GTGCCCGAACCCGAAACCGGTAAGCCCGACGCCCCCGCCCAGCCCGCCCACCCGCATACCGCGACCCTGAAGCGGCTGGAGCAGTCCTCCGGTTCGCTCGCCGCGCAGGCCATCGCGCGCATGGACGAGACGCTGCCGTGGTACCGGGCCATGCCACCGGAGAACCGTTCCTGGATCGGGCTGGTCGCCCAGGCCGGCATCGCCGCGTTCACCGAGTGGTTCCGGCAGCCGGACGCGCCCCAGGCCATCTCCACCGACGTCTTCGGGACCGCGCCGCGCGAGCTGACCCGGGCGATCACGCTGCGGCAGACCGTGGAGATGGTGCGCACCACCATCGAGGTGATGGAGTCCGCCATCGACGAGGTGGCGGCTCCCGGTGACGAGTCGGTGCTGCGCGAGGCGCTGCTCGTGTACGCCCGGGAGATCGCGTTCGCGACCGCCCAGGTGTACGCGCAGGCCGCCGAGGCACGCGGTGCCTGGGACGCACGCCTGGAGTCGCTGGTGGTGAACGCCGTGCTCAGCGGCGAGGCCGACGAAGGGGCCGTGTCCCGGGCCGCCGCCCTCGGGTGGAATTCGCCCGAACACGTCTGCGTCGTACTGGGCACCGCGCCCGACGGGGACTCCGAGCTGACCGTGGAGGCCATCCGGCGCGCGGCCCGGCACGCCAAGCTCCAGGTGCTGACCGGGGTGCTCGGGGACCGGCTCGTGGTGATCGCCGGGGGCCGCAACGACCCGCTGGCGGTGGCGAAGTCGCTGATCGGGCCGTTCGCGCAGGGTCCGGTCGTCGCCGGGCCCGTGGTGCCCGACCTGCTGGCCGCGACCCGGTCCGCGCAGGCCGCCGCGGCCGGGCTGAAGGCGTGCACCGCCTGGCAGGACGCGCCGCGTCCGGTGCTCGCCGACGATCTCCTGCCGGAGCGCGCGATCGCCTCCGACCCCTCGGCCCGTGACCAACTGGTGGAGGAGATCTACAGACCGTTGGAGGAAGCGGGAGCGGCGCTCCTCGAGACGCTCAGCGTCTACCTCGAACAGGCGAGCAGTCTGGAGGGCGCCGCCCGGATGCTCTTCGTTCACCCGAACACCGTGCGCTACCGGCTCCGACGTGTGACTGACGTCACCGGATGGTCGCCCTCTGATGTACGGTCTGCGTTCACACTGCGGATCGCGCTCATCCTGGGGCGTCTGGCCGACGGAGATCCGCAGCTCTAG
- a CDS encoding pirin family protein has product MDVRRADERYPGGDPAAGITSRHAFSFGPHYDPDNLRFGALLACNEERLAPGAGFDEHPHSHTEIVTWVVEGELTHRDSTGHETVVRAGDVQRLSSAAGVRHVERNDAAVPLTFVQMWLAPLDPGGDPAYEIVRGIADSTPYAVPEAGAMLHVRRLTAGERTAVPDGAYVYVHVVRGELTLGGETLGPGDAARVTDAEALDAVAVTRAEVLVWEMAAP; this is encoded by the coding sequence ATGGACGTACGCCGCGCCGACGAGCGCTACCCGGGCGGTGATCCGGCAGCCGGGATCACCTCCCGCCACGCCTTCTCCTTCGGCCCCCACTACGACCCCGACAACCTCCGTTTCGGCGCCCTGCTCGCCTGCAACGAGGAGCGCCTCGCCCCCGGCGCGGGCTTCGACGAGCACCCGCACAGCCACACCGAGATCGTCACCTGGGTCGTGGAGGGCGAGCTGACCCACCGCGACAGCACCGGCCACGAGACGGTGGTCCGCGCCGGGGACGTGCAACGCCTCAGTTCGGCGGCAGGCGTCCGCCACGTCGAGCGCAACGACGCCGCCGTCCCCCTCACCTTCGTCCAGATGTGGCTGGCCCCGCTGGACCCCGGCGGCGACCCCGCCTACGAGATCGTCCGGGGCATCGCGGACTCCACCCCGTACGCCGTCCCCGAGGCCGGCGCGATGCTCCACGTACGCCGCCTGACCGCGGGGGAGCGGACCGCGGTGCCGGACGGGGCGTACGTGTACGTGCACGTGGTGCGGGGTGAGTTGACGCTGGGCGGCGAGACCCTGGGCCCGGGCGACGCGGCCCGCGTCACGGACGCCGAGGCGCTGGACGCGGTGGCGGTGACGCGGGCCGAGGTGCTGGTGTGGGAGATGGCGGCGCCCTGA
- a CDS encoding serine hydrolase domain-containing protein produces MSLKSLASIENWPVPTAAAGVVRADGTVLGTHGPAAHRFPLASVTKPLAAYAALVAYEEGAIELDEPAGPPGATVRHLLAHTSGLAFDEHRVTAPPGDRRLYSNAGFEQLGDHIAKAADMPFAEYARQAVLEPLGMAHTSLEGSPAKDGVSTVGDLLRFAAEVQAPRLLDPRTVAEAMTVQYPGTKGVLPGYGHQNPNDWGLGFEIRDGKSPHWTGSASSPRTFGHFGQSGTFLWIDPDSALACVALTDRAFGPWAVEAWPPFTDAVLAEARG; encoded by the coding sequence ATGTCCTTGAAGAGCCTCGCGTCGATCGAGAACTGGCCGGTCCCCACCGCCGCGGCGGGCGTCGTACGGGCCGACGGCACCGTCCTCGGCACCCACGGCCCGGCCGCGCACCGCTTCCCGCTCGCCTCGGTCACCAAGCCGCTGGCGGCCTACGCGGCGCTGGTGGCGTACGAGGAGGGCGCGATCGAGCTGGACGAGCCCGCCGGTCCGCCCGGGGCGACGGTCCGCCACCTGCTCGCGCACACCTCGGGCCTGGCCTTCGACGAGCACCGGGTGACGGCCCCGCCCGGGGACCGCCGGCTGTACTCCAACGCCGGTTTCGAGCAGCTCGGCGACCACATCGCGAAGGCGGCGGACATGCCGTTCGCCGAGTACGCGCGGCAGGCGGTGCTGGAGCCGCTGGGCATGGCGCACACCTCCCTCGAGGGCTCCCCGGCGAAGGACGGCGTGTCGACGGTCGGGGACCTGCTCCGCTTCGCCGCCGAGGTCCAGGCGCCGCGCCTGCTGGACCCGCGCACGGTCGCCGAGGCGATGACGGTCCAGTACCCGGGCACGAAGGGCGTGCTGCCGGGCTACGGCCACCAGAACCCCAACGACTGGGGCCTCGGCTTCGAGATCCGCGACGGCAAGTCCCCGCACTGGACGGGCTCCGCCTCCTCCCCGCGCACCTTCGGCCACTTCGGCCAGTCCGGCACGTTCCTGTGGATCGACCCGGACTCCGCCCTGGCCTGCGTGGCCCTCACCGACCGCGCCTTCGGCCCCTGGGCGGTCGAGGCGTGGCCACCCTTCACGGACGCGGTACTGGCGGAGGCACGGGGCTGA
- a CDS encoding GNAT family N-acetyltransferase gives MSLVRRAVAEDAEEVLRLRQVMIASVSPDAPTDWQAGSLPGLRLRLADPGGGFAAFVVDHPDRPDALAALVVGTLEYRIGGPNRPGGLLGYVFSVATDPDARRRGYARACMDELLAWFRERGAGHVMLTASPDAEPLYASMGFTRDATPSMRLYL, from the coding sequence ATGAGTCTCGTACGCCGTGCCGTGGCCGAGGACGCGGAGGAAGTGCTCCGCCTCCGACAGGTGATGATCGCTTCCGTGAGCCCCGACGCTCCCACCGACTGGCAGGCGGGATCACTGCCCGGCCTGCGGTTGAGACTGGCCGATCCGGGCGGGGGCTTCGCGGCGTTCGTGGTCGACCACCCGGACCGGCCGGACGCGCTGGCGGCGCTGGTGGTGGGGACGCTGGAGTACCGGATCGGCGGTCCTAACAGGCCGGGCGGGCTGCTCGGGTACGTCTTCAGCGTCGCCACCGACCCGGACGCCCGGCGCCGCGGGTACGCGCGGGCGTGCATGGACGAGTTGCTGGCGTGGTTCCGCGAGCGCGGCGCGGGGCACGTCATGCTGACGGCCTCCCCCGACGCCGAGCCCCTCTACGCGTCGATGGGCTTCACCCGCGACGCGACCCCCTCGATGCGGCTGTATCTCTGA
- a CDS encoding MerR family transcriptional regulator, which yields MTVMQTTAGTLVPNATSDATSDATGTDVCSAPPPRHPRPDGQDSYTISEVVAFTGLTAHTLRWYERIGLMSHIDRSHTGQRRYSNRDLDWLGFVGKLRMTGMPVADMVRYAEMVREGESTYLDRRELLESTRRDVLTRIAELQDTVAVLDRKISFYGDAGRAREGERDR from the coding sequence ATGACGGTGATGCAGACCACGGCCGGGACCCTCGTGCCGAACGCCACCAGTGACGCCACCAGTGACGCCACCGGAACGGACGTCTGTTCCGCCCCGCCCCCGCGCCACCCGCGCCCCGACGGGCAGGACAGCTACACCATCAGCGAGGTCGTCGCGTTCACCGGCCTGACGGCCCACACGCTGCGCTGGTACGAGCGGATCGGCCTGATGTCCCACATCGACCGCTCGCACACCGGGCAGCGCCGCTACAGCAACCGCGACCTGGACTGGCTCGGCTTCGTCGGCAAGCTGCGGATGACCGGCATGCCGGTCGCCGACATGGTGCGGTACGCCGAGATGGTGCGTGAGGGCGAGAGCACCTACCTCGACCGGCGGGAGCTGCTGGAGTCCACCCGGCGCGACGTGCTGACGCGGATCGCCGAGCTGCAGGACACCGTCGCCGTACTCGACCGCAAGATCAGTTTCTACGGGGACGCCGGACGTGCCCGTGAAGGGGAGAGGGACCGATGA
- a CDS encoding aldo/keto reductase, which translates to MTDSRIPTARLGAGGPEVGAQGLGCMGMSFAYGPTDTEASRATLERALELGVTLYDTADAYGAGENERFLAPFFKAHRDEVVVATKFALSIPPDDPTKRIIRNDAPYIREAVEASLRRLDLDVIDLYYMHRRDVNVPIEETVAVMADLVREGKVKQLGLSEVTGDELRAAQTVHPIAAVQSEWSLFSRDIEAGVVPAARELGVTLVPYSPLGRGFLTGSFANAEQDLTDGDFRRQQPRFTGDNAAVNAALLTPVRAVAEAHDATLGQIALAWVQQRAQVHGLPVIPIPGTRKPARVEENTAATRLVLTEAELSLLEPIAEKVAGDRYADMTFASAGRE; encoded by the coding sequence ATGACCGACAGCAGGATCCCGACGGCACGGCTCGGCGCGGGCGGCCCGGAGGTCGGCGCCCAGGGCCTGGGCTGCATGGGCATGAGCTTCGCCTACGGCCCCACGGACACCGAGGCCTCCCGCGCCACCCTGGAGCGGGCGCTGGAGCTGGGCGTGACGCTCTACGACACCGCGGACGCGTACGGCGCCGGCGAGAACGAGCGGTTCCTCGCGCCGTTCTTCAAGGCCCACCGCGACGAGGTCGTCGTCGCGACCAAGTTCGCCCTGTCCATCCCGCCGGACGACCCGACCAAGCGGATCATCCGCAACGACGCGCCGTACATCCGGGAGGCCGTCGAGGCGAGCCTGCGCCGTCTGGACCTCGACGTGATCGACCTCTACTACATGCACCGGCGGGACGTGAACGTGCCGATCGAGGAGACCGTCGCCGTCATGGCCGACCTGGTCCGCGAGGGCAAGGTCAAGCAGCTCGGGCTGAGCGAGGTGACGGGGGACGAGCTGCGGGCCGCGCAGACGGTGCACCCCATCGCCGCGGTGCAGTCGGAGTGGTCGCTGTTCAGCCGGGACATCGAGGCGGGCGTGGTACCGGCCGCCCGCGAACTGGGCGTGACCCTCGTCCCGTACTCCCCGCTCGGCCGGGGCTTCCTCACCGGTTCCTTCGCCAACGCCGAACAGGACCTCACCGACGGTGACTTCCGCCGTCAGCAGCCCCGGTTCACCGGCGACAACGCGGCGGTTAACGCGGCCCTTCTCACCCCGGTCCGGGCGGTCGCCGAGGCCCACGACGCCACCCTCGGCCAGATCGCCCTGGCCTGGGTCCAGCAGCGGGCCCAGGTCCACGGCCTGCCGGTGATCCCGATCCCGGGCACCCGCAAGCCGGCCCGGGTGGAGGAGAACACGGCGGCGACCCGGCTCGTCCTGACGGAGGCCGAGCTGTCCCTGCTGGAGCCGATCGCGGAGAAGGTCGCGGGGGACCGCTACGCGGACATGACGTTCGCTTCCGCCGGACGGGAGTAG
- a CDS encoding DUF4429 domain-containing protein has translation MGDVLAGFHAAWEFESDSVLIRYERGIRTPKLFQALGERRVPLEAIEGVTLTPGRRGTVVLRVEPRAGADPLIEAAAGQLKEGGDPYRLVLPAERETLAEYYADELRALLTESGRTERYLVAPPEAPLHFKAYDGKASFDGKAVSFRWSWTGASSAKWKAGDQSFPIADLGGVEWRSPEMFEGYLRLLPRDADASAAAGAAQAVPQADQDPAAVVFGLGYGPVHESLPFAAAVLAAVRERGASAPVPITVPAPRRDPADIAERIRHLGELHQQGLVTDEEFSSKKAELLAEL, from the coding sequence ATGGGTGACGTACTGGCCGGATTTCATGCCGCCTGGGAGTTCGAGTCCGACTCCGTGCTCATCCGCTACGAACGGGGGATTCGAACACCCAAGCTGTTCCAGGCCCTGGGAGAACGCCGGGTGCCCCTGGAGGCGATCGAGGGCGTGACGCTCACGCCCGGCAGGCGCGGCACCGTCGTACTGCGCGTCGAACCGCGCGCGGGCGCCGATCCCCTGATCGAGGCGGCGGCCGGACAGCTGAAGGAGGGCGGCGACCCCTACCGGCTGGTGCTGCCCGCCGAACGGGAGACACTCGCGGAGTACTACGCCGACGAGCTGCGGGCGCTGCTGACCGAGTCCGGCAGGACCGAGCGCTACCTGGTGGCCCCGCCCGAGGCGCCGCTGCACTTCAAGGCCTACGACGGGAAGGCGTCCTTCGACGGGAAGGCCGTCTCCTTCCGGTGGTCCTGGACGGGCGCGTCGTCGGCGAAGTGGAAGGCCGGCGACCAGAGCTTCCCGATCGCCGACCTGGGCGGGGTGGAGTGGCGCTCCCCCGAGATGTTCGAGGGGTACCTGCGGCTGCTGCCGCGCGACGCCGACGCGTCGGCGGCCGCGGGGGCCGCGCAGGCCGTCCCCCAGGCCGACCAGGACCCGGCGGCGGTCGTGTTCGGGCTGGGGTACGGGCCGGTGCACGAGTCGCTGCCGTTCGCGGCGGCGGTGCTGGCGGCGGTGCGGGAACGGGGCGCGAGCGCCCCGGTGCCGATTACCGTGCCGGCGCCCCGGCGGGACCCGGCCGACATCGCCGAGCGGATCCGGCACCTTGGGGAGCTGCATCAGCAGGGGCTGGTGACGGACGAGGAGTTCTCCTCGAAGAAGGCGGAGTTGCTGGCGGAGCTTTGA
- a CDS encoding alpha/beta hydrolase family protein, giving the protein MTSFDTSPQLNVWRVLLALAVVFVMLATTGWTALRDQRGPTALEASVAAWEHGRIDGRRLPDAQAAPARLARFFASLTAWQRTSLAHRYPLAVGNMNGAPVQLRYLANRSALEKARSVERERTHDKRLSPAGQREAGRRMHNYEALLDPGRHILAFDPAGSGRVAEVFGNLDRAERVSVVVPGVDTELLTFQRTDRKRYAAPVGMAKSLYAAERAASPGTGTAVIAWADYTSPSGLGMEAATANRAAHGAVRLNALLRALPGKAPVSLFCHSYGSVVCGLAAGTLPSRVTDIAVAGSPGMRAENASRLDTSARVWAMRDADDWIQDVPYLEVGGLGHGADPVSAGFGARVLSARDAQGHSGYFVPGTDSLRNFAGIGVGAYRTVACAGEDDTCRAGLSVATAAGRA; this is encoded by the coding sequence GTGACTTCCTTCGACACCTCCCCGCAGCTGAACGTCTGGCGCGTACTGCTCGCCCTGGCCGTGGTGTTCGTGATGCTGGCGACCACCGGCTGGACCGCCCTGCGCGACCAGCGGGGCCCCACCGCACTCGAAGCGTCCGTCGCGGCCTGGGAGCACGGCCGGATCGACGGACGGCGGCTGCCCGACGCCCAGGCCGCGCCCGCCCGGCTGGCCCGCTTCTTCGCCTCGCTCACCGCATGGCAGCGCACCAGCCTGGCCCACCGGTATCCCCTGGCCGTCGGCAACATGAACGGCGCACCCGTCCAACTGCGCTACCTCGCCAACCGCTCCGCGCTGGAGAAGGCGCGGTCGGTGGAGCGGGAGCGCACGCACGACAAGCGGCTGTCCCCGGCCGGGCAGCGCGAGGCCGGCAGACGGATGCACAACTACGAGGCGCTGCTCGACCCCGGCCGGCACATCCTCGCCTTCGACCCGGCGGGCTCGGGCCGGGTCGCCGAGGTCTTCGGGAACCTGGACCGCGCCGAGCGCGTGTCCGTCGTCGTGCCCGGCGTGGACACCGAACTGCTCACCTTCCAGCGCACCGACCGCAAGCGGTACGCGGCGCCCGTCGGCATGGCGAAGTCGCTGTACGCGGCCGAGCGTGCGGCGAGCCCCGGCACCGGCACGGCCGTGATCGCCTGGGCCGACTACACCTCGCCCAGCGGCCTCGGCATGGAGGCGGCCACCGCGAACCGCGCCGCGCACGGGGCCGTACGGCTGAACGCGCTGCTGCGGGCGCTGCCCGGCAAGGCCCCGGTCTCCCTCTTCTGCCACAGCTACGGCTCGGTGGTGTGCGGCCTCGCCGCCGGCACGCTCCCCTCGCGGGTGACCGACATAGCGGTGGCCGGCAGTCCCGGCATGCGCGCCGAGAACGCCTCCCGCCTGGACACCTCCGCCCGCGTATGGGCGATGCGGGACGCCGACGACTGGATCCAGGACGTGCCGTACCTGGAGGTCGGCGGCCTCGGGCACGGCGCCGATCCGGTGTCCGCCGGTTTCGGGGCGCGGGTGCTGTCCGCGCGGGACGCCCAGGGCCACAGCGGCTACTTCGTGCCGGGCACGGACAGCCTGCGGAACTTCGCGGGGATCGGGGTTGGCGCATACCGCACGGTCGCCTGCGCCGGCGAGGACGACACATGCCGGGCGGGTTTGTCCGTGGCTACGGCGGCCGGACGCGCGTAG
- a CDS encoding TetR family transcriptional regulator codes for MKVAGTSAPSETAPAASRPGLRELKKQRTRDLLLRSALELFTERGYEETTVDDIAEAADVSQRTFFRYFASKEDAAFFVARLAESHFVQAVLARPPEEAPLDALRRALAESWSTIGEAVEQLVPLELHMRFYRVIESTPALLAAHLRRATELEEEIARVVAVREGLDVDGDPRPRVVVAVFGAVMRVTERIWSARDDASPAALRDLTADYLDQVAPALTGNWRRAET; via the coding sequence TTGAAGGTGGCCGGCACGTCGGCGCCCTCGGAGACCGCACCGGCGGCCTCCCGTCCCGGCCTGCGCGAACTCAAGAAACAGCGCACCCGGGACCTGCTGCTGCGCTCCGCCCTCGAACTGTTCACCGAGCGCGGTTACGAGGAGACGACCGTCGACGACATCGCCGAGGCCGCCGACGTCTCGCAGCGCACCTTCTTCCGGTACTTCGCCTCCAAGGAGGACGCGGCGTTCTTCGTGGCCCGGCTCGCGGAGTCGCACTTCGTCCAGGCCGTGCTCGCCCGCCCGCCCGAGGAGGCGCCCCTGGACGCGCTGCGCCGGGCGCTCGCGGAGAGCTGGAGCACCATCGGCGAGGCGGTCGAGCAGCTGGTCCCGCTCGAGCTGCACATGCGCTTCTACCGGGTGATCGAGTCGACACCCGCGCTGCTCGCCGCGCACCTGCGACGCGCGACGGAGCTGGAGGAGGAGATCGCCCGGGTCGTCGCCGTCCGCGAGGGCCTCGACGTGGACGGCGACCCGCGGCCCCGGGTGGTCGTGGCCGTCTTCGGAGCGGTGATGCGGGTCACCGAGCGGATCTGGTCGGCGCGCGACGACGCGAGCCCGGCGGCCCTGCGGGACCTGACGGCCGATTACCTCGACCAGGTGGCGCCCGCGCTCACCGGGAACTGGCGCCGCGCCGAAACGTGA
- a CDS encoding MFS transporter, whose amino-acid sequence MTSQTTIDKPGPGDGTPAGSAPAKGWRGHPWVTLVTVAVGVMMVALDGTIVAIANPAIQDDLDASLADVQWITNAYFLALAVALITAGKLGDRFGHRQTFLIGVAGFAASSGAIGLSGSIAAVIVFRVFQGLFGALLMPAALGLLRATFPAEKLNMAIGIWGMVIGASTAGGPILGGVLVEHVNWQSVFFINVPVGVVAVVLGVMILLDHRAENAPRSFDVVGIVLLSASMFALVWALIKAPEWGWGSGQTWVYIAGSVVGFVLFSVWETKVKEPLIPLAMFRSVPLSAGVVLMVLMAIAFMGGLFFVTFYLQNVHGMSPVDAGLHLLPLTGMMIVASPLAGAMITKVGPRIPLAGGMVCTAVAMFGISTLETDTGSGLMSLWFALLGLGLAPVMVGATEVIVGNAPMELSGVAGGLQQAAMQIGGSLGTAVLGAVMASKVDSDLAGNWKDAGLPELTPEQADQASEAVRVGVPPVAPGTPAEVAGKIADVAHDTFISGMSLASLVAAGVAVVAVFVAFLTKRGENAEAGAGVGHI is encoded by the coding sequence ATGACTAGTCAGACCACCATCGACAAGCCGGGACCGGGTGACGGCACCCCGGCGGGTTCTGCGCCCGCCAAGGGATGGCGCGGCCATCCGTGGGTCACCCTCGTCACCGTCGCGGTCGGGGTCATGATGGTGGCCCTGGACGGCACCATCGTGGCGATCGCCAACCCGGCCATCCAGGACGACCTGGATGCCAGCCTCGCGGACGTCCAGTGGATCACCAACGCCTACTTCCTCGCGCTCGCGGTCGCCCTGATCACCGCGGGCAAGCTCGGTGACCGCTTCGGCCACCGGCAGACCTTCCTCATCGGCGTGGCGGGCTTCGCGGCCTCCTCCGGCGCCATCGGACTGTCCGGCAGCATCGCCGCGGTCATCGTCTTCCGCGTCTTCCAGGGCCTGTTCGGCGCGCTGCTGATGCCGGCCGCGCTCGGTCTGCTGCGGGCCACCTTCCCGGCCGAGAAGCTCAACATGGCCATCGGCATCTGGGGCATGGTCATCGGCGCCTCCACCGCGGGCGGCCCGATCCTCGGCGGCGTGCTGGTCGAGCACGTCAACTGGCAGTCCGTGTTCTTCATCAACGTGCCGGTGGGCGTCGTCGCCGTCGTGCTCGGCGTGATGATCCTGCTGGACCACCGGGCCGAGAACGCGCCGCGCTCCTTCGACGTCGTCGGCATCGTGCTGCTGTCGGCCTCGATGTTCGCCCTCGTCTGGGCGCTGATCAAGGCCCCCGAGTGGGGCTGGGGCTCCGGCCAGACCTGGGTGTACATAGCCGGCTCGGTGGTGGGCTTCGTCCTGTTCTCCGTGTGGGAGACCAAGGTGAAGGAGCCGCTGATCCCGCTGGCGATGTTCCGCTCGGTGCCGCTGTCGGCCGGTGTGGTCCTGATGGTCCTGATGGCCATCGCCTTCATGGGCGGCCTGTTCTTCGTCACCTTCTACCTGCAGAACGTCCACGGCATGAGCCCCGTCGACGCCGGTCTGCACCTGCTGCCGCTCACCGGCATGATGATCGTCGCCTCGCCGCTGGCCGGCGCGATGATCACCAAGGTCGGCCCTCGTATCCCGCTGGCCGGCGGCATGGTGTGCACCGCCGTCGCCATGTTCGGCATCTCCACGCTGGAGACGGACACCGGCAGCGGTCTGATGTCGCTCTGGTTCGCCCTCCTCGGCCTCGGCCTCGCGCCCGTCATGGTCGGCGCCACCGAGGTCATCGTCGGCAACGCGCCGATGGAGCTGTCCGGCGTGGCCGGCGGCCTCCAGCAGGCGGCGATGCAGATCGGCGGCAGCCTCGGCACGGCCGTGCTGGGCGCCGTGATGGCCTCCAAGGTCGACAGCGACCTGGCCGGCAACTGGAAGGACGCGGGGCTGCCCGAGCTGACGCCGGAACAGGCGGACCAGGCTTCCGAGGCGGTCCGGGTCGGTGTCCCGCCGGTCGCGCCGGGCACCCCCGCCGAGGTCGCCGGGAAGATCGCGGACGTCGCCCACGACACCTTCATCTCCGGCATGAGCCTGGCCTCGCTGGTCGCCGCCGGGGTCGCGGTCGTGGCGGTGTTCGTCGCCTTCCTGACCAAGCGCGGCGAGAACGCGGAGGCGGGCGCGGGCGTGGGCCACATCTGA
- a CDS encoding small hydrophobic protein codes for MMASFGQGSRRHPRSRGRTWSRTGPDRATLAIVGVVCAVAGFFALGIVLGPVAIVCGWLAMGRTWAGSRSVPAVVAVVLGAIDTLLALIGLIGATTPGHGMF; via the coding sequence ATGATGGCGAGCTTCGGACAGGGATCGCGCAGGCACCCCCGCTCACGTGGCCGGACGTGGTCACGGACCGGGCCGGATCGCGCGACACTCGCGATCGTCGGAGTCGTCTGCGCGGTCGCCGGGTTCTTCGCGCTGGGGATCGTCCTCGGCCCCGTGGCGATCGTCTGCGGCTGGCTCGCGATGGGCCGCACCTGGGCGGGTTCCCGCTCGGTGCCGGCCGTGGTCGCCGTGGTCCTCGGAGCCATCGACACGCTCCTGGCACTCATCGGGCTCATCGGAGCGACGACTCCGGGCCACGGCATGTTCTAG